Below is a window of Arabidopsis thaliana chromosome 2, partial sequence DNA.
TGTTCTGCACTAAAGTGATTTTGGAGATATTGTGTTAGAAATGAGTTATTAAATTGGAATGTTTGAGATGTGATCTTGagatttctgtttcttttagACTAATGAAGAATGTGAGCACTTGATCAGCCTTGCTAAACCGAGTATGGTTAAGTCAACCGTGGTAGATGAGAAAACCGGTGGGAGCAAAGATAGCAGGTTTGTAGTGACTATTTACTTGTGTCCTTCTAGCTTAACTCTGGAGGTTTTATAATCGATGTTGTATCAATCCTGTGTAGAGTGAGAACTAGCTCAGGAACTTTTCTTAGAAGAGGACATGACGAAGTTGTCGAGGTGATTGAGAAAAGGATTTCAGATTTCACCTTCATTCCTGTTGGTAAGTGCTCTTTGCTTTGTTATCCAATACTTAGATGCACAGCAGGAAATGTTGACACATCTTGAGGTCATCAGTTGCATTTACTCTTGATATCTTGAGTTGTGTTCCTTTGGAAATCCCTTATTGAGTTTGTGGATGACGCTTTTGTTTGTAGAAAATGGTGAAGGTCTTCAAGTTCTTCACTACCAAGTTGGGCAGAAGTATGAGCCTCACTATGACTATTTCTTAGATGAGTTCAACACCAAGAATGGAGGACAACGAATAGCTACTGTGCTTATGTACCTGTAAGTAACTCACAAAACTCATTATTCCTTTTTCTCAGAGCATTTCTGtgtttaatctttctttttttttcacacgATTCTTTAGCTCTGATGTCGATGATGGTGGCGAGACTGTGTTCCCTGCAGCAAGAGGAAACATTAGTGCTGTCCCATGGTGGAACGAGCTCTCAAAATGTGGTAAAGAAGGACTATCTGTTCTACCAAAGAAGCGAGATGCTTTACTTTTCTGGAACATGAGGCCTGATGCATCTCTAGACCCTTCGAGCTTGCACGGTAATAAGACTAAAGAGGTTGCTTTCTTTAGAAGCTAATACAAATATCAGTTTCTAAACTTCAATATCCTATGCATTGATTTTCAGGTGGATGTCCAGTGGtgaaaggaaacaaatggTCATCCACGAAATGGTTCCATGTCCACGAGTTCAAGGTTtaagagaaaccaaacaaagaaagctAAAATATGAGGAGGTAATCTCTTAAGTCTTAAATATCAAGCTATCTATCAATGAGATCTTCAAGATTGCCTGAAGTCTTTACCATCTATCTTCAACCTCACTCCTTTTTATGAATCTTTAGGTTTTTCATGGAAGCTTCGAATGTGTGTGGATACAGTTAAACAGGTATAATGTGTATTTCCCTTTTGAAGTGAGAGATCCTTAGGAAATTGGAGGCTGTTCTTTCATGGGGGatatttgaactttttgtactttttcttctaaattattttgaatgatttgtACTTTACGACATATTCGAATCTGAGTCTTGTAACTTTTAACAACTCAATACGAACCATGAATTTTCCGTTTATACATGCTTGCTTTCTTATGTTGATTAAGCAAAGTTATTTCTGCAACCGTTAAATTTGATGTACTTCAGAAGAGCTCGCTCAGAATTCACAAACTTTGCAAATCATCGTTTATGCAATTCAAGATTCGGACCAACCGATCACCTCGGTGCAAAATATTTTTCGGGAAGCATGATTCTGAGAAATATCTCCCTATGTGTTACTCGCAACGTAGTTGGGAACAGATTCAAACGTGTTGACCTCGTGTGAACTATGTTTTGGTAGTTTGACATGCCAAATGTGATATATTGTTACTTTCTTAGTCATTGTTATAAAGTTGTTAGTAAAATCTAGtatcaattaaaatttcacTACTTTTCCTTGTTTATTGATAGTGACTATTTTTAGTTAGTCAAATCTAGTACTAATAACACCTATACAAACAaacttttcaagattttttttggtcaactaCCACCTAAATTGGACTATAAAGAACGATATAGAGTACCTTCAGTTTCACCATTGAAAGatatcaaaataacaaaaaaaaaaaaacttcaccaccgaaagcaaaacaatagaaaaataacaatactTTGAAAATGAAGAGCAGCATATTCTTTAAGCTTCTGTTATTGGTTTCTCTTTTAGTCGTTATCTTCAGTAAGTATACCTTACCaacaatatgattttcaaataaaccaataaaaatttacatatcTCTTTACTCTTTACCAATggttaaaactaaaatttgttaataaaaaaaatatttcacaaaataactGAGTTtgcagaaaaagaaataaaagtgtttttgttggacatcaatttaattatttaaagttcgtcatttgatttttcttttttaatataatttttcttttgggtgattttattttaagatcattttgttttacttttggttGTGTTTAAAGGACAAAGCTATGCAGTCGCCGATTATTGTAATAGAGATGCTGACTGTAAGCGGGTATGCTTAAGACCGTACGCATGCAACTTAACCCGTCACCTTTGTATGTGTCATCCAAATGATGTCAGTTCTTCTAAACAACATTGTATTCCAGAACATAAAGGTTTTGGAGAAGGAGGACCTCCACCACAACGATTGAAATTATATCGATAAAAacgtgtatgtatatatatattctgatAAGAAGTTATTtggataaaataatttgagtaaaaaattatttgaataaaatacatttatttcaaagaaaatttgatgGTTATAATAGGTGGATGATCATGTATATGAAACATGTCTTGATTTATTGAATGTATAAAATCAATATGAATTAAGATCACTCAAACTGAAACATACAAAAAGAGTAATTTGACAAAAATTCCACCCGagtgttaaaacttaaaaatcatGCATagtttcaaaattgaaatattttaaatataactcCGATATATTCATACACGTTTTAATAATCTTGCAAAAaggtgttttattttgttgaaaataaagTGGTTACGTCgaaagtttttctttgtatattcCTTATGTAATAAGAGTGTAGGCTCATTTTATTTCAGAGCTAAAAAGAGTACAAACACATGTATCTTCTTTCGTCTACACACGTACAACAACATGACGCCATACACAGAAGAGAAAACCATTCTTATCATAAATACGTATCCTGagtttttaatcattttccTTCGCTATTACCTATTTATGTAACTCTGATATGTGTATGGGACTGGCCTAGTGGCATGGACCCAAATGCCTTTAGGATTAGATGAAAATATCTTCGGGCCGATATTTGTTGAAATGTCGTATAcatttatgtatatacatCAGGATTAGAGTATTTATTATAAGGAAGCCACTATGTTACAtgtattatttaaataatacgTACTctagatatttatttattttttgttaaaagagaaataagtGTTTCAATACTTTACTTTGGAGATAGACAGACACATCCTTTTTCTGACATCGAATTCATTAGTATTAGATACGTATTAAATGTCATGTGCATAGAAGATGTGTTACAAAGCTACTCGGTCCATTCATGCAGTTTAGAGATTGTCATTGTTAAGCTCGTTGgcttttataatatattaattaagatCAATTGATAAGTAGTGAATTAATACGTATTACTTATgtacttaaaattttaactcattcttttatattctttCTGTTCCTTTTTATATGATTGTTTAGGAAAACATACATATTAATGTAGACATATCAagttgattttatatatatattattttttgtgttttataattttctataactttaaatcaataatatttacttatttttattaaaatttacaattcatcaataataactaataaatattgtatagaaaatctaaaaaatcaatctctttgaaacaaattttatttctagaaaattaaacaaaaagagacagagaaaatATAACCGAAGGAACTCCAAACCGTATTCCAACTAATTCTCAAGATCCATAGAAATTcaattcttattttcttatcattaaAAACGTCTACAGATAGTCAACCTGTAGATATAAGATAATTTTTCTCATTCGTAAcataaattttggttaaattaaCTTGTTCGACCTATTTTAAGCCGAATCCATTGTAAAAACGGTTATGGTTATGGTGCTTAATTATGGTTAGTTAAGCACCAttaaataattactttttgttttgaatgtccacaaataaaattttaaatgcatttttgttttgttttcctatgTTCTTTGCCttttagatatattatttttcactaTTAACCATAAGTTGGATTTTTAAAACCACGAAGGGGAAACAAATTGAGTGAAAGTTTTGTACGTGATTAGTGTATAAATTGATATCTGCAGTTCTTTCGAATACAATAATGGTTTATCAACAGTAAACTATCTCACGAGGACTGGATTGTAGAAAAGCCAACAACAGTAAAAAATGTTTGGCAAAGTGTTCACGTTTTTTATTTGCTATAACTGAATGTGGAGACAAagctcacaagtcacaactcacaactgctcataattatttttgtttgaagtaAACAAAGTCTGTAGTTCCCGCTATATGATGAGCAATTATAGTTGCATACTTGGATTAAGTGGATAATTTTTCTGAAAGATCAACTTAAGGGTGCTTGTTAAATcgatatatacatatagaagtgttttttttcttttttttgtcaatttataTTAAGAGTGTTGTGGTGGTTAAATAAGCATATCTAAATACCATTTTTGAACTAGTGGAATGAGACAAGTGAActcaaaccaaattttcactattttttttttagttgatgtGTGTCATCCTTATCATACAATTATCTAAAACTGTTAGGTGGATTATTATCACATCATATTTATTAACACACTTTATGAGAAAATCGCATAACCATACTGCATTCAaggttttcaaaataatatggCAAACTTTTACTATGACGTAGAGTGCactaaattgattttaaaattaaaccacaatttataataaaaaaacctcGTTTAGTTGAGCTTCTGTTAGattgaatattcaaattataCATTAACTTGTTACGATTCGATTCAGTTGTGAATATATATCGTCTAGACCTAAGTTGCATGGAAATTCTGTCTGATGTCCATTTCCtatttcaaaatcaacatctcttaaaaacagagaaaacttAACGTTCCTTTAATTTGCATTTTTACACGTTTTGTTTCCCGGTATGTtgtatctgtttttgtttctaggCAATATAGGTCTAGACGATTTTGAGACCACtttattgtttcaaaaacTCATTGTAGACATCCGCTAAATTCGTGTACAAAACTCAGCAAAAGTTAAATGCTGTCTGGTTGACGTCACTGTCTTGTGATATATGAAGTTAGAATACTTCAAATCGAAGTTCCTAAATgatgtttaacatttttaaaaatctagtATTTTGCATTGTTACACGAGAAACTTATTTAAAATCATACTATTCTTAAGCCGaaattttatatgatcaattttttttttaatattgtaatattttctttataaaggTAATTATTCTAATCGTTTAAGCACACGACTAGACGATTAGCACTAATACAAAATTAGGATCTTATTCTTAAcccttttttacttttcaaagCAAAGTATATTGCAAATTGCAATGAATTAAACCTAAGAAATAACGTCCTCTAATTGGTTTAcctaaagaaaaaatgttttaattaatttaaaacaaaatagcttttaccaaatgaaaataaaagaaagttctTTGCCCCGTGAgctcatctctcttctcttctatctCTGACTCGTGGTTTTCTGAAAAcgaaaagtttgaaactttcgTGTTATTCTTCGTCACTGATTGTGACACATATAAAAGAACCCCTAAAAGATTATCCTTCTTCACCTACAACAAATTCTGGCCATGAAAGCAAACTCACCCCAAGCTTTAAATGCAAAGTAGCGAAACATCCCATCCCATCtcctccctctctctcttaacCACTAAGCAAAAATCCCATCTTTCTATATAAACCTCTCTCCCAACTCTGCTACTTCCCACCGTAAATCGTTTCTGGGTTCTTAAGAATAACATGGcctcgtcatcatcatcatcttataGATTCCAATCTGGGTCTTACCCTCTTTCGTCAAGTCCTTCTCTTGGGAATTTCGTCGAACGCATTAAAGACGCTTGTCATTTCCTTGTCTCTGCTGTTTTGGGTACCATTATCTCCGCGATCTTGACCTTCTTCTTCGCACTAGGTTTGTTTTCGTTTCTTGTAACTCTTCTTGAGATTGTCTGTAGTTCTAAAACTCGATTTTGGATCTAATTGTTGCTCATCTTCGATTGGATTGAGTTGGATCATtgaattgatttgattattagAAAGTTTGTAACTTGGAGCTAAGAAAGCTGATTCCTTTTTCATGTTCAGTGGGCACATTGCTAGGGGCACTTACAGGAGCTTTGATAGGTCAAGAAACTGAGAGTGGTTTCATTAGAGGAGCAGCAATTGGAGCCATTTCGGGAGCTGTTTTCTCTATCGAGGTCTTTGAATCATCTCTGGATCTCTGGAAATCCGATGAGTCGGGTTTCGGATGTTTTCTCTACTTGGTGAGCAACAttacttgctctgttttttaagTAGCTATGAAGTTTGGAATGTGGTGATTAGTGTttcttttgtgaattttttgtGTAGATTGATGTCATTGTTAGTCTTCTAAGCGGGAGACTTGTACGAGAGCGCATTGGTCCTGCAATGCTAAGTGCAGTGCAAAGTCAAGTATGTTTGCTTTCAGAATTTTTCACCATTTCCTTAATGTTTTTAGGATCTCTAGGATCTCTGTAGTTATTTATCCCTTCTTGTCTTGTTTCTCCTGATCAGATGGGAGCTGTGGATACAGCTTTTGATGATCACACAAGCCTTTTTGATACAGGAGGCTCAAAAGGATTGACAGGAGACCTTGTTGAGAAAATCCCAAAGATGACAATCACTGGCAACAATAACACTGATGCTTCTGAGAACACAGACTCATGTTCTGTTTGTCTTCAGGTTAGTTCTATTGTCAGTTTGCTTCGTTTTAGTTCATTATGTCGAATCGAGTTCTAATTCGGGTTTTGTCTTTCTCCTTCAGGATTTCCAGCTCGGTGAAACAGTTAGAAGCTTGCCTCATTGTCATCACATGTTTCACTTACCTTGCATAGACAATTGGCTCCTTAGACACGGTTCTTGCCCGATGTGTAGACGTGATATTTAATCTCTTCATCTCTCCATCGTCCGTCTCTCATAATGCAGTTTAACCTCGCAGTTCAGATATTTCTACAGCTCGTACATCAAGAGTCTGCTCTGCTCTTCTTCCCTCCTCCTTGAGTTTCATGTAAATTCCAGTTCTTTTGGCTGTTTACAATTACGATACCTCTCTTACTCTTTCAGAGTCATTGTAGGACTCCTAGTTCTCTAATgtacaaagaaacacaaaaatagagtttttgttttatctaatTCTTTACTCTGGCTAATGTTGTGTGACTTGTGTTCCATTGAGCCAGAAACTAGTTTGGTCGGCTTTTTCTTAAGCACTTGAAACAAGAGACACTACTCACGGGACCAAATCCATTGAACGATATTATTAGATTCTTGTCTGGTGTAACCAAACTAAGTACTTACGTATTTAATTAAAGCACTCTTTTGATGTAATTTGCTCTACCTAACAATATTTAACACcaattgcttttttttttttttgtgtgtgtgaagTCTTTGTCTAGCACCAAAAGCAATATTCAATCGTATCTAATATGACTTCTACTCAAAATCGCTGTCGTCTGATTCTTCTGGTAGTTCTAGTACCCGAAGCCCTCTCCATGAGTCTTTTGCTACTCCTAATACTCTTAATTTTTATCacatgttattgtttttttgtcgcTGTCTACTTCCAGTTGTATT
It encodes the following:
- a CDS encoding Defensin-like (DEFL) family protein (Defensin-like (DEFL) family protein; LOCATED IN: endomembrane system; Has 35333 Blast hits to 34131 proteins in 2444 species: Archae - 798; Bacteria - 22429; Metazoa - 974; Fungi - 991; Plants - 531; Viruses - 0; Other Eukaryotes - 9610 (source: NCBI BLink).), which translates into the protein MKSSIFFKLLLLVSLLVVIFRQSYAVADYCNRDADCKRVCLRPYACNLTRHLCMCHPNDVSSSKQHCIPEHKGFGEGGPPPQRLKLYR
- the NIP2 gene encoding NEP-interacting protein 2 (NEP-interacting protein 2 (NIP2); CONTAINS InterPro DOMAIN/s: Zinc finger, RING-type (InterPro:IPR001841); BEST Arabidopsis thaliana protein match is: RING/U-box superfamily protein (TAIR:AT4G35840.1); Has 9242 Blast hits to 9216 proteins in 266 species: Archae - 0; Bacteria - 2; Metazoa - 2260; Fungi - 688; Plants - 5081; Viruses - 18; Other Eukaryotes - 1193 (source: NCBI BLink).), yielding MASSSSSSYRFQSGSYPLSSSPSLGNFVERIKDACHFLVSAVLGTIISAILTFFFALVGTLLGALTGALIGQETESGFIRGAAIGAISGAVFSIEVFESSLDLWKSDESGFGCFLYLIDVIVSLLSGRLVRERIGPAMLSAVQSQMGAVDTAFDDHTSLFDTGGSKGLTGDLVEKIPKMTITGNNNTDASENTDSCSVCLQDFQLGETVRSLPHCHHMFHLPCIDNWLLRHGSCPMCRRDI
- the NIP2 gene encoding NEP-interacting protein 2 (NEP-interacting protein 2 (NIP2); CONTAINS InterPro DOMAIN/s: Zinc finger, RING-type (InterPro:IPR001841); BEST Arabidopsis thaliana protein match is: RING/U-box superfamily protein (TAIR:AT4G35840.1).), whose amino-acid sequence is MASSSSSSYRFQSGSYPLSSSPSLGNFVERIKDACHFLVSAVLGTIISAILTFFFALVGTLLGALTGALIGQETESGFIRGAAIGAISGAVFSIEVFESSLDLWKSDESGFGCFLYLIDVIVSLLSGRLVRERIGPAMLSAVQSQMGAVDTAFDDHTSLFDTGGSKGLTGDLVEKIPKMTITGNNNTDASENTDSCSVCLQDFQLGETVRSLPHCHHMFHLPCIDNWLLRHDISTARTSRVCSALLPSSLSFM
- the P4H5 gene encoding 2-oxoglutarate (2OG) and Fe(II)-dependent oxygenase superfamily protein (2-oxoglutarate (2OG) and Fe(II)-dependent oxygenase superfamily protein; FUNCTIONS IN: oxidoreductase activity, acting on paired donors, with incorporation or reduction of molecular oxygen, 2-oxoglutarate as one donor, and incorporation of one atom each of oxygen into both donors, oxidoreductase activity, oxidoreductase activity, acting on paired donors, with incorporation or reduction of molecular oxygen, iron ion binding, L-ascorbic acid binding; INVOLVED IN: oxidation reduction, peptidyl-proline hydroxylation to 4-hydroxy-L-proline; EXPRESSED IN: 24 plant structures; EXPRESSED DURING: 15 growth stages; CONTAINS InterPro DOMAIN/s: Prolyl 4-hydroxylase, alpha subunit (InterPro:IPR006620), Oxoglutarate/iron-dependent oxygenase (InterPro:IPR005123); BEST Arabidopsis thaliana protein match is: 2-oxoglutarate (2OG) and Fe(II)-dependent oxygenase superfamily protein (TAIR:AT4G35810.1); Has 2424 Blast hits to 2416 proteins in 333 species: Archae - 0; Bacteria - 386; Metazoa - 1002; Fungi - 75; Plants - 404; Viruses - 17; Other Eukaryotes - 540 (source: NCBI BLink).), producing the protein MASKSKQHLRYQPRKSVSRSTQAFTVLILLLVVILILLGLGILSLPNANRNSSKTNDLTNIVRKSETSSGDEEGNGERWVEVISWEPRAVVYHNFLTNEECEHLISLAKPSMVKSTVVDEKTGGSKDSRVRTSSGTFLRRGHDEVVEVIEKRISDFTFIPVENGEGLQVLHYQVGQKYEPHYDYFLDEFNTKNGGQRIATVLMYLSDVDDGGETVFPAARGNISAVPWWNELSKCGKEGLSVLPKKRDALLFWNMRPDASLDPSSLHGGCPVVKGNKWSSTKWFHVHEFKV